A window from Pelodiscus sinensis isolate JC-2024 unplaced genomic scaffold, ASM4963464v1 ctg146, whole genome shotgun sequence encodes these proteins:
- the TGFB1 gene encoding LOW QUALITY PROTEIN: transforming growth factor beta-1 proprotein (The sequence of the model RefSeq protein was modified relative to this genomic sequence to represent the inferred CDS: inserted 1 base in 1 codon; deleted 2 bases in 1 codon) yields MGQAGALLFLALLALARLWAGQALSTCKTIDMELVKRKRVEAIXGQILSKLRLASPPQVEGGTPPCRLPEDVASLYNSTRDMVRDLARQQEAATVHESPQDEYYAKEVHKFSMLPVNHVNYTFWEKTTRNVVFLFNASQARAQISSEALLHRAELRMLQKPDKLEVEQRVELYQGYGNGSWRYLASRAVGRAPEEEWLSFDVTEVVRQWLSSQENPGVFKLSVHCSCEDPTTELKVVIDGFDKKRGDLGTVSSTTQKLPYVLVMSTPLEHAMHLQSSRHRRALDTDYCFGAEEKNCCVRPLYIDFRKDLQWKWIHEPKGYMANFCMGPCPYIWSSDTQYSKVLALYNQHNPGASAAPCCVPQTLAPLPIVYYVGRKPKVEQLSNMIVSSCKCS; encoded by the exons ATGGGACAGGCCGGGGCGCTGCTCTTCCTCgccctgctggccctggcgcGGCTCTGGGCGGGCCAGGCCCTGTCCACTTGCAAGACCATCGACATGGAGCTGGTGAAGAGGAAGCGCGTGGAGGCCa agggccagatcctcagcaagCTGCGCCTGGCCAGCCCGCCCCAGGTGGAGGGGGGGACGCCGCCCTGC CGCCTGCCCGAGGACGTCGCCTCCCTCTACAACAGCACCCGGGACATGGTGCGGGACCTGGCCCGCCAGCAGGAAGCCGCCACGGTGCACGAGAGCCCGCAGGACGAGTACTACGCCAAGGAGGTGCACAAGTTCTCCATGCTGCCCGTGAATCACG TCAACTACACGTTCTGGGAGAAGACGACCCGCAACGTCGTGTTCCTGTTCAACGCCTCGCAGGCGCGCGCGCAGATCAGCAGCGAGGCCTTGCTGCACCGGGCCGAGCTGCGGATGCTGCAGAAGCCCGACAAGCTGGAGGTGGAGCAGCGGGTGGAGCTGTACCAG GGCTACGGGAACGGGTCGTGGCGGTACCTGGCCAGCCGCGCCGTGGGGCGGGCGCCCGAGGAGGAGTGGCTGTCCTTCGACGTCACCGAGGTCGTGCGCCAGTGGCTGAGCAGCCAAG AAAATCCGGGGGTCTTTAAACTCAGCGTTCACTGCTCCTGCGAGGACCCCACCACGGAGCTGAAAGTCGTCATAGACG GCTTTGACAAGAAGCGGGGGGACCTGGGGACCGTCtcctccaccacccagaagctgcCCTACGTGCTGGTCATGTCCACGCCCCTGGAGCACGCCATGCACCTGCAGAGCTCCCGCCACCGCCGGGCGCTGGACACCGACTACTGCTTCGG GGCGGAGGAGAAGAACTGCTGCGTGCGGCCCCTGTACATCGACTTCCGCAAGGACCTGCAGTGGAAGTGGATCCACGAGCCCAAGGGCTACATGGCCAACTTCTGCATGGGCCCCTGCCCCTACATCTGGAGCTCCGACACCCAGTACAGCAAG GTCCTGGCCCTGTACAACCAGCACAACCCGGGGGCCTCGGCCGCGCCCTGCTGCGTGCCCCAGACCCTGGCCCCCCTGCCCATCGTCTACTACGTGGGGCGCAAGCCGAAGGTGGAGCAGCTCTCCAACATGATCGTCAGCTCCTGCAAGTGCAGCTGA
- the B9D2 gene encoding B9 domain-containing protein 2, whose product MAEVHIIGQLVGASGFPRSSLFCKWGIHTGGAWKLLSGLREGQTQVDHPQLDDVAYWSHPIDVHFATKGLQGWPKLHVQVWHQDAFGRSELYGYGFCHVPCSPGWHALACATWQPLGSWQERLSQLFVGGGPQLLNSDLIYTGADRYRLQTVAAGTVHLQLGVLLRNFARYGVEC is encoded by the exons ATGGCCGAAGTGCACATCATCGGGCAGCTCGTGGGCGCCAGCGGCTTCCCCCGCTCCAGCCTCTTCTGCAAGTGGGGAATCCACACAG gcggcGCCTGGAAGCTGCTCTCCGGCCTGCGGGAGGGGCAGACACAGGTGGATCACCCCCAGCTGGACGACGTGGCCTATTGGTCCCACCCCATCGACGTGCACTTCGCCACCAAGGGCTTGCAGG GCTGGCCCAAGCTGCACGTGCAGGTCTGGCACCAGGACGCCTTCGGGCGCAGCGAGCTGTACGGCTACGGCTTCTGCCACGTGCCCTGCAGCCCGGGCTGGCACGCGCTGGCCTGCGCCACCTGGCAGCCCCTGGGCTCCTGGCAGGAGCGGCTCTCCCAGCTCTTCGTGGGCGGGGGGCCCCAGCTGCTGAACAGCGACCTGATCTACACGGGGGCCGACCGGTACCGCCTGCAGACCGTCGCCGCCGGCACCGTGCACCTACAGCTGGGCGTGCTGCTGCGCAACTTCGCCCGCTACGGGGTGGAGTGCTAG
- the TMEM91 gene encoding transmembrane protein 91 — MENIQDLQQPLLARPGGGTPAPEVQQEHPGFFAWPGWRRLPPPPPQLAQQLLNAGTLQRATEPLGSPEPVPQLGPPRKAGEPPGWRTQGYSETAFGEPPAGTRKLHPESDIHTVCCEVGDVELLPELENDSSSDSDSDLGVMLPRDHLGLAVFSMLCCFWPLGIAAFHLSQKTNKASAQGDFPGARAASRRTFALAVLSILLGICTYIGAVAALTAYLSDKGPP, encoded by the exons ATGGAGAACATCCAGGACCTACAGCagccgctgctggccaggcccgGCGGGGGCACCCCGGCTCCGGAGGTGCAGCAGGAGCATCCGGGCTTCTTTGCTTGGCCGGGCTGGAGACGCCTGCCCCCACCGCCCCCTCAGCTGGCCCAGCAGCTGCTGAACGCAGGGACCCTGCAGAGGGCCACGGAGCCGCTGGGCAGCCCTGAGCCGGTCCCCCAGCTGGGTCCCCCACGGAAGGCCGGGGAGCCCCCCGGCTGGAGGACGCAGGGTTACAGCGAGACGGCCTTCGGGGAGCCGCCCGCGGGCACCAGGAAGCTCCACCCCGAGAGCGACATTCACACGGTCTGCTGCGAAGTGGGGGACGTGGAGCTACTGCCTGagctggag aacgACTCGTCGAGTGACAGCGACAGCGACTTGGGCGTGATGCTGCCGCGGGACCACCTGGGCCTGGCCGTGTTCTCCATGCTCTGCTGCTTCTGGCCCCTGGGCATCGCCGCCTTCCACCTGTCCCAGAAG ACCAACAAGGCGTCAGCCCAGGGCGACTTCCCGGGGGCGCGGGCGGCCTCGCGCCGGACCTTCGCCCTGGCCGTGCTCTCCATCCTGCTGGGGATCTGCACCTACATCGGCGCCGTGGCGGCGCTCACGGCCTACCTGTCCGACAAGGGGCCCCCCTAG
- the EXOSC5 gene encoding exosome complex component RRP46 encodes METGLPARPGSGSGVGRWGRVPRAEGAVPAVAMGSEPGGCALRPFSCELGPLGRPDGSAAFLQGDTSVLAGLYGPAEVKGSRELYDQATLEVLLKPKVGLPGVFEKSREQLIRRTCEAVILGTLHPRTSVTIVLQVVSDAGSLLACCLNAACMGLMDAGLPMKSLFCGVTCALDADGALSLDPTAKQEKEARALLTFAISSVERRVLMSTTKGTCSVEELQRCIAAAQRAADAVFRFYRDSIHRKYSKA; translated from the exons ATGGAAACggggctccccgcccgccccggaaGCGGAAGTGGGGTCGGTAGGTGGGGCCGCGTTCCGCGTGCAGAGGGGGCGGTGCCCGCAGTCGCGATGGGCTCCGAGCCGGGGGGCTGCGCCCTGCGCCCCTTCTCCTGCGAGCTGGGCCCGCTCGGCCGCCCCGACGGCTCCGCCGCCTTCCTGCAGG gagacacGTCGGTGCTGGCCGGTCTGTACGGCCCGGCGGAGGTGAAGGGCAGCAGGGAGCTGTACGACCAGGCCACGCTGGAAGTGCTGCTCAAACCCAAAGTGGGGCTCCCGG GCGTCTTTGAGAAGAGCCGGGAGCAACTGATCAGGAGGACGTGTGAGGCCGTTATCCTGGGCACCCTGCACCCCCGAACCTCCGTTACCATCGTGCTGCAGGTGGTCAGTGACGCCGGCTCT CTGCTGGCCTGCTGCCTGAACGCGGCCTGCATGGGGCTGATGGATGCCGGCCTGCCCATGAAGTCGCTCTTCTGCGGGGTCACATGCGCCCTGGATGCTGATGGAGCCCTCAGCCTCGACCCTACGGCCAAGCAGGAGAAA gaggCGCGAGCCCTGCTGACCTTCGCCATCAGCAGCGTGGAGAGGCGGGTGCTCATGTCCACTACCAAGGGGACTTGCTCAGTAGAGGAG ctgcagAGGTGCATCGCCGCTGCCCAGCGAGCCGCCGACGCCGTCTTCCGCTTCTACCGGGACTCCATCCACCGGAAGTACTCCAAGGCCTGA
- the BCKDHA gene encoding 2-oxoisovalerate dehydrogenase subunit alpha, mitochondrial, which translates to MAAGWGLRRGLGRLLRGARGLGAAHARRQQQEFTSLEEKPQFPGASADFVDKLDFIQPNVISGIPIYRVMDRQGQIINPDADPQLSQEQVLKFYKTMTLLNTMDRILYESQRQGRISFYMTNYGEEGTHVGSAAALDDTDLVFGQYREAGVLMYRGYPLDLFMAQCYGNASDTGKGRQMPVHYGCRDRHFVTISSPLATQIPQAVGAAYTFKRDNANRAVICYFGEGAASEGDAHAGFNFAATLECPIIFFCRNNGYAISTPTSEQYRGDGIAARGPGYGIMSIRVDGNDVFAVYNATREARRRAVAENQPFLIEAMTYRIGHHSTSDDSSAYRSVDEVNYWDKQDHPISRLRHHMLSRGWWDEEQEKSWRKKSRKRVMEAFEQAERKLKPSPHYLFSDVYGEMPPHLQKQQEALARHLRLYGEHYPLEHFEK; encoded by the exons ATGGcggcgggctgggggctgcggcggggcctggggcggctgcTGCGGGGGGCCCGGGGCCTGGGCGCCGcc CACGCACGCCGGCAGCAGCAGGAGTTCACCTCCCTGGAGGAGAAGCCGCAGTTCCCTGGCGCCTCGGCCGACTTTGTGGACAAGCTGGATTTTATCCAGCCCAACGTGATCTCGGGGATCCCCATCTACCGGGTCATGGACCGGCAGGGGCAGATCATCAACCCGGATGCTGATCCCCAG ctctcccaggagcaggtgctgaaGTTCTACAAGACCATGACGCTGCTCAACACGATGGACCGGATCCTCTACGAGTCGCAGAGGCAG GGCAGGATCTCCTTCTACATGACCAACTACGGGGAGGAAGGGACTCACGTGGGCAGTGCCGCAGCGCTCGACGACACGGACCTGGTGTTCGGGCAGTACCGGGAAGCAG GCGTGCTGATGTATCGGGGCTACCCCCTGGACCTGTTCATGGCCCAGTGCTACGGCAACGCCAGCGACACCGGCAAAGGGCGCCAGATGCCCGTGCACTACGGCTGCCGAGACCGGCACTTCGTCACCATCTCGTCCCCGCTGGCCACGCAGATCCCACAAG ccgtGGGAGCTGCCTACACCTTCAAGCGGGACAACGCCAACCGGGCCGTGATCTGCTACTTCGGGGAGGGCGCGGCCAGCGAGGGCGATGCTCACGCCGGCTTCAACTTCGCCGCCACCCTCGAGTGCCCCATCATCTTCTTCTGCCGCAACAACGGCTACGCCATCTCCACGCCCACCTCGGAGCAGTACCGGGGCGACGGCATcg cggCCCGCGGCCCCGGCTACGGGATCATGTCCATCCGCGTGGACGGCAACGACGTCTTCGCCGTCTACAACGCCACCCGGGAGGCCCGGCGCCGCGCTGTGGCCGAGAACCAGCCCTTCCTCATCGAGGCCATGACctacag gaTTGGGCACCACAGCACGAGTGACGACAGCTCGGCCTATCGCTCGGTGGACGAGGTGAATTACTGGGACAAGCAGGACCACCCCATCTCCCGCCTGCGCCACCACATGCTGAGCCGGGGCTGGTGGGACGAGGAGCAGGAGAAGAGCTGGAGGAAGAAATCCCGCAAGAGG GTGATGGAGGCCTTCGAGCAGGCGGAGCGGAAGCTGAAGCCCAGCCCCCACTACCTCTTCTCGGACGTGTACGGCGAGATGCCCCCGCAcctgcagaagcagcaggaggcgctggcGCGGCACCTCCGGCTCTACGGCGAGCACTACCCGCTGGAGCACTTCGAGAAGTGA
- the B3GNT8 gene encoding UDP-GlcNAc:betaGal beta-1,3-N-acetylglucosaminyltransferase 8 isoform X1: MATGPRWGCRSPGGEWPSPARRDRALEPREAPGWRGAMKGPKVLTVALALLTLLALKAYVEWSEEQPEPLPAQHPTQLLPPELLEVDPAGLNSSLQRLRGSIPQADAYWNRQQHQLFRALEWGLANGSWDCRAGLAVAAEIRDFASYPEQHRRFVLHAGCRRFPLLLNQPHKCAGSRPFLLLAIKSQPGHFAARQAVRETWGQEGAPGGQAVRTLFLLGTAHGPHQPDLRQLVAHEGQAFGDLLVWDFEDTFFNLTLKDFLFLGWAAAHCPHARFVLKGDDDVFVNTPQVLAFLAGLEPARAETLYTGQVMANASPFRLAQSKYFIPESFYEGPYPAYAGGGGYIFAGRLLRPLLLMAQHVAFYPIDDVYAGLCFQGLGVPAQAHPAFQTLDIPEKDRDDPCAHRRLLLVHRRSPQQTLRLWRLLQDPQLQC; encoded by the exons ATGGCCACG GGACCACGCTGGGGCTGTCGCTCGCCCGGCGGGGAATGGCCGAGCCCGGCGCGGAGGGACCGGGCCCTTGAGCCACGCGAG GCTCCGGGATGGCGCGGGGCCATGAAGGGGCCCAAGGTGCTGACGGTGGCCCTGGCGCTGCTGACGCTGCTGGCCCTGAAGGCCTACGTGGAGTGGAGCGAGGAGCAGCCGgagcccctgcccgcccagcaccccacccagctcctgccccctgagCTGCTGGAGGTCGACCCGGCCGGGCTGAACAGCTCCCTCCAGCGTCTGCGCGGCAGCATCCCCCAGGCGGACGCCTACTGGAACCGCCAGCAGCACCAGCTCTTCCGGGCGCTGGAGTGGGGCCTGGCCAACGGCTCGTGGGACtgcagggccgggctggccgTGGCGGCCGAGATCCGGGACTTCGCCTCCTACCCGGAGCAGCACCGGCGCTTCGTGCTGCACGCCGGGTGCCGCCGCTTCCCGCTGCTGCTCAACCAGCCCCACAAGTGCGCCGGCAGCCgccccttcctgctgctggccatCAAGTCACAGCCGGGCCACTTCGCCGCCCGCCAGGCCGTGCGGGAgacctggggccaggagggggcgccGGGCGGGCAGGCGGTGCGCACCCTCTTCCTGCTGGGCACTGCCCACGGCCCGCACCAGCCCGACCTGCGCCAGCTGGTGGCCCACGAGGGCCAGGCCTTCGGCGACCTGCTGGTGTGGGACTTCGAGGACACCTTCTTCAACCTGACGCTCAAGGACTTCCTGTTCCTGGGCTGGGCGGCGGCGCACTGCCCCCACGCCCGCTTCGTGCTCAAGGGCGACGACGACGTCTTCGTCAACACGCCCCAGGTGCTGGCCTTCCTGGCGGGGCTGGAGCCCGCCCGGGCCGAGACGCTCTACACGGGGCAGGTGATGGCCAACGCCTCCCCGTTCCGCCTGGCCCAGAGCAAGTACTTCATCCCCGAGTCCTTCTACGAGGGGCCCTACCCGGCCTACGCCGGCGGGGGCGGCTACATCTTTGCCGGGCGCCTGCTCCGGCCCCTCCTCCTCATGGCCCAGCACGTGGCCTTCTACCCCATCGACGACGTCTACGCCGGGCTCTGCttccaggggctgggggtgccggcCCAGGCCCACCCCGCCTTCCAGACCCTGGACATCCCCGAGAAGGACCGGGACGACCCGTGCGCCCACCGCCGCCTGCTCCTGGTGCATCGCCGCAGCCCCCAGCAGACGCTGCGCCTCTGGCGGCTGCTGCAGGACCCGCAGCTGCAGTGCTGA
- the B3GNT8 gene encoding UDP-GlcNAc:betaGal beta-1,3-N-acetylglucosaminyltransferase 8 isoform X2 produces MATAPGWRGAMKGPKVLTVALALLTLLALKAYVEWSEEQPEPLPAQHPTQLLPPELLEVDPAGLNSSLQRLRGSIPQADAYWNRQQHQLFRALEWGLANGSWDCRAGLAVAAEIRDFASYPEQHRRFVLHAGCRRFPLLLNQPHKCAGSRPFLLLAIKSQPGHFAARQAVRETWGQEGAPGGQAVRTLFLLGTAHGPHQPDLRQLVAHEGQAFGDLLVWDFEDTFFNLTLKDFLFLGWAAAHCPHARFVLKGDDDVFVNTPQVLAFLAGLEPARAETLYTGQVMANASPFRLAQSKYFIPESFYEGPYPAYAGGGGYIFAGRLLRPLLLMAQHVAFYPIDDVYAGLCFQGLGVPAQAHPAFQTLDIPEKDRDDPCAHRRLLLVHRRSPQQTLRLWRLLQDPQLQC; encoded by the exons ATGGCCACG GCTCCGGGATGGCGCGGGGCCATGAAGGGGCCCAAGGTGCTGACGGTGGCCCTGGCGCTGCTGACGCTGCTGGCCCTGAAGGCCTACGTGGAGTGGAGCGAGGAGCAGCCGgagcccctgcccgcccagcaccccacccagctcctgccccctgagCTGCTGGAGGTCGACCCGGCCGGGCTGAACAGCTCCCTCCAGCGTCTGCGCGGCAGCATCCCCCAGGCGGACGCCTACTGGAACCGCCAGCAGCACCAGCTCTTCCGGGCGCTGGAGTGGGGCCTGGCCAACGGCTCGTGGGACtgcagggccgggctggccgTGGCGGCCGAGATCCGGGACTTCGCCTCCTACCCGGAGCAGCACCGGCGCTTCGTGCTGCACGCCGGGTGCCGCCGCTTCCCGCTGCTGCTCAACCAGCCCCACAAGTGCGCCGGCAGCCgccccttcctgctgctggccatCAAGTCACAGCCGGGCCACTTCGCCGCCCGCCAGGCCGTGCGGGAgacctggggccaggagggggcgccGGGCGGGCAGGCGGTGCGCACCCTCTTCCTGCTGGGCACTGCCCACGGCCCGCACCAGCCCGACCTGCGCCAGCTGGTGGCCCACGAGGGCCAGGCCTTCGGCGACCTGCTGGTGTGGGACTTCGAGGACACCTTCTTCAACCTGACGCTCAAGGACTTCCTGTTCCTGGGCTGGGCGGCGGCGCACTGCCCCCACGCCCGCTTCGTGCTCAAGGGCGACGACGACGTCTTCGTCAACACGCCCCAGGTGCTGGCCTTCCTGGCGGGGCTGGAGCCCGCCCGGGCCGAGACGCTCTACACGGGGCAGGTGATGGCCAACGCCTCCCCGTTCCGCCTGGCCCAGAGCAAGTACTTCATCCCCGAGTCCTTCTACGAGGGGCCCTACCCGGCCTACGCCGGCGGGGGCGGCTACATCTTTGCCGGGCGCCTGCTCCGGCCCCTCCTCCTCATGGCCCAGCACGTGGCCTTCTACCCCATCGACGACGTCTACGCCGGGCTCTGCttccaggggctgggggtgccggcCCAGGCCCACCCCGCCTTCCAGACCCTGGACATCCCCGAGAAGGACCGGGACGACCCGTGCGCCCACCGCCGCCTGCTCCTGGTGCATCGCCGCAGCCCCCAGCAGACGCTGCGCCTCTGGCGGCTGCTGCAGGACCCGCAGCTGCAGTGCTGA
- the B3GNT8 gene encoding UDP-GlcNAc:betaGal beta-1,3-N-acetylglucosaminyltransferase 8 isoform X3, with the protein MKGPKVLTVALALLTLLALKAYVEWSEEQPEPLPAQHPTQLLPPELLEVDPAGLNSSLQRLRGSIPQADAYWNRQQHQLFRALEWGLANGSWDCRAGLAVAAEIRDFASYPEQHRRFVLHAGCRRFPLLLNQPHKCAGSRPFLLLAIKSQPGHFAARQAVRETWGQEGAPGGQAVRTLFLLGTAHGPHQPDLRQLVAHEGQAFGDLLVWDFEDTFFNLTLKDFLFLGWAAAHCPHARFVLKGDDDVFVNTPQVLAFLAGLEPARAETLYTGQVMANASPFRLAQSKYFIPESFYEGPYPAYAGGGGYIFAGRLLRPLLLMAQHVAFYPIDDVYAGLCFQGLGVPAQAHPAFQTLDIPEKDRDDPCAHRRLLLVHRRSPQQTLRLWRLLQDPQLQC; encoded by the coding sequence ATGAAGGGGCCCAAGGTGCTGACGGTGGCCCTGGCGCTGCTGACGCTGCTGGCCCTGAAGGCCTACGTGGAGTGGAGCGAGGAGCAGCCGgagcccctgcccgcccagcaccccacccagctcctgccccctgagCTGCTGGAGGTCGACCCGGCCGGGCTGAACAGCTCCCTCCAGCGTCTGCGCGGCAGCATCCCCCAGGCGGACGCCTACTGGAACCGCCAGCAGCACCAGCTCTTCCGGGCGCTGGAGTGGGGCCTGGCCAACGGCTCGTGGGACtgcagggccgggctggccgTGGCGGCCGAGATCCGGGACTTCGCCTCCTACCCGGAGCAGCACCGGCGCTTCGTGCTGCACGCCGGGTGCCGCCGCTTCCCGCTGCTGCTCAACCAGCCCCACAAGTGCGCCGGCAGCCgccccttcctgctgctggccatCAAGTCACAGCCGGGCCACTTCGCCGCCCGCCAGGCCGTGCGGGAgacctggggccaggagggggcgccGGGCGGGCAGGCGGTGCGCACCCTCTTCCTGCTGGGCACTGCCCACGGCCCGCACCAGCCCGACCTGCGCCAGCTGGTGGCCCACGAGGGCCAGGCCTTCGGCGACCTGCTGGTGTGGGACTTCGAGGACACCTTCTTCAACCTGACGCTCAAGGACTTCCTGTTCCTGGGCTGGGCGGCGGCGCACTGCCCCCACGCCCGCTTCGTGCTCAAGGGCGACGACGACGTCTTCGTCAACACGCCCCAGGTGCTGGCCTTCCTGGCGGGGCTGGAGCCCGCCCGGGCCGAGACGCTCTACACGGGGCAGGTGATGGCCAACGCCTCCCCGTTCCGCCTGGCCCAGAGCAAGTACTTCATCCCCGAGTCCTTCTACGAGGGGCCCTACCCGGCCTACGCCGGCGGGGGCGGCTACATCTTTGCCGGGCGCCTGCTCCGGCCCCTCCTCCTCATGGCCCAGCACGTGGCCTTCTACCCCATCGACGACGTCTACGCCGGGCTCTGCttccaggggctgggggtgccggcCCAGGCCCACCCCGCCTTCCAGACCCTGGACATCCCCGAGAAGGACCGGGACGACCCGTGCGCCCACCGCCGCCTGCTCCTGGTGCATCGCCGCAGCCCCCAGCAGACGCTGCGCCTCTGGCGGCTGCTGCAGGACCCGCAGCTGCAGTGCTGA